The genomic DNA GTAGGTTACTATCCACTCCAAGGTGTTTGCGCTATGCAAAGAGGAGTTCCTCTAGGTGTGATGGAAGCACTAACCGGTTCTCGCTTCGGAAGAGGCGCATTAAGCCCAGGAAAAGTAAGACTTAAAAAAGAACTTACAGAATCTTCCTTAAACGATCTAGCAAAAAGGATCCAAGATGTCACTTCCGATGTAGCGGGCCATTTTGAAAGAGCTGCAAATAAATCTACAAACAGAGAAAGATTGCAGATCTGCGGAACTCTAACTCATAAACAACTCAAAGATCTAGGCTTTGTGGGAATGGTAGAAAAATGCACAGGTTTTTCCAGAGATCTTCGCCATCATGATCCGAGTTATTCTCTCGCAGGAGAATCCATCAATTTGGATCTGGATGCAGGCCAGATGAAGGGAGATGCCTGGGCAAGATTCTATCTTCGTTATGAAGAATTGAAAAATAGCGGGCGTTGGTTGACTAAGGCGATCCCATTATTGAAAAACTTTCATAAAGTTTACGAAAGTTTCCAAAAAATAAAAGTTTCAAAAGCGAAATCAGGAATATATTTCGGCGCCACAGAAGGATGGAGAGGCCCTGTTTTAGTTTCATTCTCCTTAAATTCTTCGGGAGATATTTCAGAAGCTTATGTAAGAGATCCTTCCGTTCTGAACTGGCATGCTTTGGAACTCGCGGTAAGAGGAGAAAATATCGGGGATTTCCCTCTAAATAATAAATCTTTCAACCTCAGTTATGTGGGAGTGGATCTATGAAACAAATCCAGGAAATTATCAATATATTCCGTCCGGCAAAAAATCTAAATTTCGAAAAGATGGGACCGACCAATCCGAATG from Leptospira selangorensis includes the following:
- a CDS encoding metal (Ni/Fe) hydrogenase large subunit; translation: MKNVTGIFHTSETKQTHRFWLTREGIEKETLSKNAEKSLYEDHSNPIWVLRHSLGTNQGAEDYSSMDYEKYLSQDRKHLLEKFLTKSGIKDLVYRGINVPVPTSFYSHAVGPIHAGVIEPGHFRFIVEGEEIQNLDIRLGFQKRGLLEKMKGQNKDSISPYAEAISGDSTVAYAIAFSKAFEEAHGIHIPEEVNFARTVLLEIERIAIHIGDMGAIAGDVGYYPLQGVCAMQRGVPLGVMEALTGSRFGRGALSPGKVRLKKELTESSLNDLAKRIQDVTSDVAGHFERAANKSTNRERLQICGTLTHKQLKDLGFVGMVEKCTGFSRDLRHHDPSYSLAGESINLDLDAGQMKGDAWARFYLRYEELKNSGRWLTKAIPLLKNFHKVYESFQKIKVSKAKSGIYFGATEGWRGPVLVSFSLNSSGDISEAYVRDPSVLNWHALELAVRGENIGDFPLNNKSFNLSYVGVDL